In Bifidobacterium scardovii JCM 12489 = DSM 13734, the genomic stretch TTCTGCCCCTCACATTGGAAATTCATCATGCCCGTCGACGGACGCATCACCGCGGGGCACCGATCCCCGCACATTCGGCCCGCAACCGGCACCGTCGGGAAAGGCGTCTGCATCGAAAAACGGCTCTCCTCATACGAGGAGAGCCGTTCTCGATTCACAGGATGTCTGGATCGTCTTTTTCGATCGTGCCGGTGGCCTTGCCGATGGCCTTGAGGCCGTGGTAGGCGACGAGGATCACGATGGTGCCGATGGCGATGCCGTTGAAGGAGATGCCACCGATGGTGAACGCGAACTGTCCGATCGCGATGATCATCGTGATGGCGGCGACCATGATGTTGAGCGGCTTGTCGAAGTTGACCTTGTTCTCCACCCAGATGCGGATGCCGATCATGCCGATCATGCCGTACAGCAGCGTGGTCACGCCGCCGAGCACGCCGGCCGGGATCGTGTTGATGATCGCGCCGAACTTCGGGCACAGGCTCAGCAGCAGTGCGAATCCGGCGGCGCACCAGTAGGCCGCGGTCGAATACACCTTGGTGGCGGCCATCACGCCGATGTTCTCGCCGTAGGTGGTGGTGCCGGAACCGCCGCCGAAGCCGGCGATCGCGGTGCCGATGCCATCCGCCATGAGCGCGGTGCCGATCTGGTCGTCGTAGTTGCGCCCGGTCATCTGGGCCACGGACTTGACGTGGCCGACGTTCTCGGCGACGAGCACCAGCACGACGGGGATGAACATCGGCAGGATCGAGAAGTCGGCCTGCGGCAGATGGAAGTCCGGGAAGCCGATCCACGCGGCCTTGCCGATCTCGGAGAAATCGACCTGACCGGGGCGGAAGCACGCGTACGCGTAGCCGATGATCACGCCGATGAGGATGTTGAGCCGGCCGAGCAGGCCGCGGAACAGCACAGCCACGAGCAGCACGGCCAGCAGCGTGACCAGTGCGGTGTCGGGCGCGGCCTTGAAGTTGGTCCACACGCTCGGCGCGAGGTTGAAGCCGATAATCGCGACGATGGCGCCATTGACGACCGGCGGCATGATGATGTCGATCCACTTCGATCCCGCGTAGTGCACGAGCACGCCGACGAGCGCGAGCAGCAGGCCGGTGACCAGGATGCCGAAGCTGGCGACCGGAAGGCCCTTGTGCGCGGCGGTCACGGCGGTGATCGGGGCGATGAAGCCGAATGACGAGCCGAGGTAGCTCGGCAGCATATTCTTGTTGATCAGCAGGAACAGCGCGGTCGACATCGCGGTGAAGAACAGCGTGGTCGAGGGGTCGAAGCCGGTGAGGATCGGCACGAGGAAGGTCGCGCCGAACATGGCGATCACATGCTGCGCGCCGATGCCCGCGGTGCGGGTCCAGGTCAGGCGCTCGTCGGGTTCGACGACCTCGCCCGGGCGCAGCGTCTTGCCGTCGCCGTGCAGTTTCCAGGTGAACAGGTTGGACATGGCTGTCTCCTTAACTCTCCCGCGCGGGTCCTTGACATGGCCCCGCGCATCGTGAGTCATTGTATCCCGTCCACCGTCCCTTCACGTTTCGCCGCGCGGGGCGCCGGCATTCGCCGGCGACGGCGGGTCACAGATGCGGATCGACCGCGTGCACCACGTCGACGAGGTCGCCGTTGGACAGCAGCGGGCGCTTGAACTCGCGCCAATCCTCGACCTGCACATCCCAGTGGCCGTCCGATTCGTTGATCACCGGGCGCGCGGTCTGCTCCCAGCGGAACCGCTTGTAGGTGCGGCCGGTGGCCGGATCGCGGCGCGAGTAATGCAGGCAGGTGCAGTTCGTGATCGTCCATTCGGGCGAGTCGGCGCGCCGCATGAACTCCTCGTCGGACAGGTCCTCCAGCGTGAGCATGAGCGCGAGCATGAGATCGCCGTGGCTGACCATCACCACGGATTCCGCGTCGGACTTGCGGTTGAGCGACGTGAGCAGGTTGTGCACGCGGTCCTCGGCCACGTCGGCGATCGATTCGCCTGCCGGCGGGCGCCAGTACAGCGGATCCGTGTGCTTGAACATCCAGTTGCGCCCGTAGTTGGTGCGGAACTCCTCCTGCGTGATCGTGTTGATCTCGCCCCAGGAGCGCTCGCGCAGCACGCGCGTCTCCTCCCACTTGGCCTTCGGCAGCGCCATCGTGGCTGCGGTCTCGCGGGTGCGCACGTAGGGCGAGACCAGATAGCGGTCGAACAGCTGCTGCTGGGAGACCAGCCAGCGGCCGATGCAGTCGGCCTGCTTGCGGCCGGTCGCAGTCAGTCGCCACGAGCGGTCGGGCACGGTGACGTTGTCCTGCGTGTACAGCGAGTTGTCTCCCTGCTCGCCCGCGCTGATGATCACGTTCGCCTCCGACTCGCCGTGTCGGATCACATACAAATCAAGCGGCATACCCATTGCCGTATCCTCGTTTCAATTCCTGCGACGGCCTGGCCCGGCCCCGCCCGCATGCCCTCGCATGCCCCTGCATGGTGCCGCCGATGCGGCGGATCCATCCGCCGCGGTGACGCCGCCGTATTTTTCATATCCTCTAAATTATGTCGCCGTCATGTGCCGACGACGTAGTGTCGTGTTTTACGGTAGCGCATGCCGACGCGATGGGTGAGGCATGTCACGCTCTGGGAGAAAGAATTCACCCGACGTGCACCCGATCGTCACCGATTCGAGGCGGGCGCTGAGCCGAAACGGGCGCCGTCATCCCGGAAACGCGACGGGACCGTGCCGGGGGCCGCGGCGACATCCGGGAACGCCATCCGGGAGCGGTTCAGCCGCGCAGGACGCCGATGATGGCGTCGGCAAGCGCGCGCTGGTCGTGGGTGAGCCCCGAGCGCGGGGTGAGCGCGTAGAACCGGCGGACGAATTCCTCTCCCGGGTCCCGCGTCGGCACGCCGGCCGGCACGGTGTCGGCCGATACCAGCGACTGGCCGAATCCCGCGGCGATCGCGGCGACGATGGCCGCGTTGTTGCCGACCTCGATGGCGTCGGCCGGGCTCACACCGGCGGTCTTGAAATACAGGTCCGTGTAGTAGCGCACGCCGGAGCCGTGCTCGCGCATCATCCAGACCCCGTCCGGGTCGCCGGCCAGCACCAGGCGGTCTTCGCGCAGGGTGACGCGGTCGACCGAATCGTTGACGATGGGCTTTTCCACCACGCCGAGATGCGCCGCCTTCATGCCGACCTGCTCGAGGATCGCGTCGGAGTTGAGCATATGCACGGCGAGGTCGAAATGATGGAGTTCGCCGGACGCGCGGCGCAGCGCCTCGGGCAGCAGCACGGTCGCGGTCGTGTGCGAGAAGAGCATGGAGAACGGCTCGCGGCTTTCGCGCATGCGGGCGATGCGCTCCTGGGCGTCGCGCCAGGTGCCGTCGATGCCGATGGCCACTTGGTAGAGCAGGCGGCCGGCTTCGGTCGGCGTCACGTCGCTTTTCGCGTTGCGCTCGAACAGCGGCGCGCCGACCATCCGCTCGAGCTGCGCGATGCGCGACGACACCGTGGACTGCGAGACCTTGAGCTCGTCGGCGGCCATGGTGAACTGCCCGATCTCGTAGACCGCGACCAGCGTTTCAAGCAGAGGGAACATGGACCCACTTTAGCGCGGAACCGCCTCCCCCAACACGCCACGCCGACTTACGGCCGTTTCGCGCACGCATAACGACCGTAAGTCAGCAATGCCACGCCGACCCTGCTGGCTTACGGTCCTCCCGGCCGAGCAGGCCGACCGTATGCCGTCAACAACAATGCCGCCCCGCTGGCTTGCAGCCGTTTCGGATATCGGAAACGGCTGCAAGCCAGCGGGGCGGAGATCGGTCGGCGCGCACGCAGAACGCGCGCGCACGAGAGCATAAGAATCTGCGATCAGAAGAACAGCACCGCGACGCCGGCGGCGAAGCACATGAGCAGGATCGAGGTGATGAAGCTGGCGAGCATCGGCTTCTTGCCCTTGGAGGCGATGGCCTTGAAGTTCACGTTGATGCCGAGCGCGGCCATGGCCATGCCGAGCACGATGTACGCGAAATCCACGAGCTGCGGGGTGATGGATGCGATGAACGGCACGAAGGTGCCGATGATCGAAGCGCCGATGAAGCCGAGCATGAACCACGGGAAGGCCACGGTCTTCTTGCCGGTGTTCTGGACCTCGGAGTGCCTCTTCTCCCACCAGATGGCGATGATGAT encodes the following:
- a CDS encoding uracil-xanthine permease family protein, giving the protein MSNLFTWKLHGDGKTLRPGEVVEPDERLTWTRTAGIGAQHVIAMFGATFLVPILTGFDPSTTLFFTAMSTALFLLINKNMLPSYLGSSFGFIAPITAVTAAHKGLPVASFGILVTGLLLALVGVLVHYAGSKWIDIIMPPVVNGAIVAIIGFNLAPSVWTNFKAAPDTALVTLLAVLLVAVLFRGLLGRLNILIGVIIGYAYACFRPGQVDFSEIGKAAWIGFPDFHLPQADFSILPMFIPVVLVLVAENVGHVKSVAQMTGRNYDDQIGTALMADGIGTAIAGFGGGSGTTTYGENIGVMAATKVYSTAAYWCAAGFALLLSLCPKFGAIINTIPAGVLGGVTTLLYGMIGMIGIRIWVENKVNFDKPLNIMVAAITMIIAIGQFAFTIGGISFNGIAIGTIVILVAYHGLKAIGKATGTIEKDDPDIL
- a CDS encoding LysR family transcriptional regulator, with amino-acid sequence MFPLLETLVAVYEIGQFTMAADELKVSQSTVSSRIAQLERMVGAPLFERNAKSDVTPTEAGRLLYQVAIGIDGTWRDAQERIARMRESREPFSMLFSHTTATVLLPEALRRASGELHHFDLAVHMLNSDAILEQVGMKAAHLGVVEKPIVNDSVDRVTLREDRLVLAGDPDGVWMMREHGSGVRYYTDLYFKTAGVSPADAIEVGNNAAIVAAIAAGFGQSLVSADTVPAGVPTRDPGEEFVRRFYALTPRSGLTHDQRALADAIIGVLRG
- a CDS encoding histidine phosphatase family protein yields the protein MGMPLDLYVIRHGESEANVIISAGEQGDNSLYTQDNVTVPDRSWRLTATGRKQADCIGRWLVSQQQLFDRYLVSPYVRTRETAATMALPKAKWEETRVLRERSWGEINTITQEEFRTNYGRNWMFKHTDPLYWRPPAGESIADVAEDRVHNLLTSLNRKSDAESVVMVSHGDLMLALMLTLEDLSDEEFMRRADSPEWTITNCTCLHYSRRDPATGRTYKRFRWEQTARPVINESDGHWDVQVEDWREFKRPLLSNGDLVDVVHAVDPHL